One Turneriella parva DSM 21527 genomic region harbors:
- a CDS encoding GNAT family N-acetyltransferase, whose product MAKAKPQIRSLEENARADAAKVMARAFAEDPIYHYLLPKERHYHRRLVWMMQFMLRICERQGVTHQIGSPLQGVAAWLKPGEKISFLDEIRAGVLTAPLHLGLTSAWRSNNIMAATRKNRTRLSSGKDYWYLWQFAVAPESRGKGFGRALLEPVLKEADETGTDCWLDNSNIVNLPIYEAFGFKSVEEYKILQGNTLKTIWHMRRSPQKSKKRKR is encoded by the coding sequence ATGGCGAAGGCTAAGCCTCAGATCAGGTCACTTGAAGAAAATGCGCGGGCAGACGCGGCAAAGGTAATGGCGCGCGCGTTCGCTGAAGATCCTATCTATCACTATCTGCTGCCGAAAGAAAGGCATTACCACCGCCGACTCGTTTGGATGATGCAATTCATGCTGCGTATCTGCGAGCGGCAAGGTGTCACGCACCAAATTGGCAGCCCGCTGCAGGGTGTCGCTGCGTGGTTGAAACCCGGCGAGAAGATCTCATTTCTCGATGAAATCAGGGCAGGTGTTTTGACCGCGCCGCTGCATCTGGGTTTAACGTCTGCGTGGCGAAGCAATAACATTATGGCGGCTACGCGCAAGAACCGCACCCGACTCTCTTCGGGCAAAGACTATTGGTATCTCTGGCAGTTCGCGGTCGCACCCGAGAGCCGCGGCAAAGGCTTTGGCCGCGCTTTGCTTGAACCTGTGCTAAAAGAAGCAGATGAAACCGGCACAGATTGCTGGCTCGACAATTCGAATATCGTCAACCTGCCGATTTATGAGGCATTCGGATTCAAAAGCGTTGAAGAGTATAAAATTCTGCAGGGCAATACGTTGAAGACTATCTGGCACATGCGCCGCAGCCCGCAAAAATCGAAAAAGAGGAAACGATGA
- a CDS encoding LamG-like jellyroll fold domain-containing protein, translated as MRPATLMRNRLKKLFALLTLATVLHCGNTGVYDEALTTYYRVVRPGLNEWYPLNGNLSSRIGSADGSATGTYTAGINRAGESGKAVCVTASEINFASANFRTNPGTVSAWLKFNTTASGSLFQNGSEITLYQGFRFRQNSPGIGMHYGSGGGGGSSAYNDVTAGTWYYLAFTYGNGRANFYIGSYGGSLSNVFSSAGPYAPSAFPLRFFNAVAADACIDDLVSYGRELSADEVKENFLTLE; from the coding sequence ATGAGACCAGCAACACTGATGCGCAATCGCCTCAAGAAGCTATTCGCGCTGCTAACGCTCGCCACTGTTCTTCACTGCGGAAATACGGGTGTCTATGACGAAGCGCTGACGACTTACTACCGTGTCGTGCGCCCGGGTCTCAATGAATGGTATCCGCTAAATGGAAATTTGTCTTCGCGTATCGGCAGCGCCGATGGTTCAGCGACCGGTACCTATACTGCTGGCATAAATCGTGCGGGGGAATCAGGCAAGGCGGTGTGTGTGACCGCGAGCGAAATCAATTTTGCTTCAGCGAACTTTCGCACGAATCCCGGTACGGTGAGTGCCTGGCTGAAATTCAATACGACCGCGAGTGGTTCGCTTTTTCAGAATGGTAGCGAGATAACGTTGTATCAGGGTTTTAGGTTTCGTCAAAATTCGCCGGGAATTGGCATGCATTATGGCAGTGGCGGCGGCGGTGGTTCTTCGGCGTACAATGACGTCACGGCGGGTACTTGGTATTATCTGGCATTCACATATGGCAACGGGCGGGCTAACTTTTACATTGGCTCGTATGGCGGCAGCCTATCCAATGTTTTTTCGAGCGCCGGGCCTTATGCACCGAGTGCTTTTCCTTTACGGTTCTTCAATGCCGTAGCAGCAGATGCTTGTATCGACGACCTCGTCAGTTATGGGCGCGAACTATCGGCCGACGAAGTGAAAGAGAACTTTCTCACCCTCGAGTGA
- a CDS encoding porin family protein, whose protein sequence is MLFDRAWRAAAVAAPTMKLLIISMAIVSVQAAAPVFAETPPPAKPSELARVAILEFQDNTGQKNYGWVKTSLPDAINSSMKDQFEFQRAEVTGASKNLEKAKLSAGEVDAQNVNAFAEQQGLDIVIFGNFHYEAKTRMAVFTAEVYHHKGKRVIGTVVQQSKLNNDVFGTIDTISKKIVEHIYRFSLDLTEQQVVAKTEQSVRLLVLVPTWTNDAQKKAAVSELEVQKKELRKKYPAEFLTIFEFFNVKKTPAADQQQIEGFAKSRNDGAISEWLKAQKVKNAMIVFVSDNKVSLRPVVEGNSKPPVTYAVSASAAEKAGTIDAAVTASGMGVNLQKTTLKKDPGIRDRFSLAGGMFLLAPIGTGSDKMSAAPGLEIQALYRVVNLWAFQLGAAASLHGSWQKSYLKTGDEDFTLQHYTALAGPALIVPMPFYRSLEVQVLLLGGAAYSHLEKFKYVDTPLTFSGVNAAVSAQTEVRWHILLGVFVGVGASYHRIFYSGTDMSYLNTSLRAGYRF, encoded by the coding sequence ATGCTGTTTGACCGCGCATGGCGCGCAGCGGCGGTTGCTGCACCGACCATGAAACTGCTCATCATTAGCATGGCAATAGTGTCAGTACAGGCTGCCGCCCCTGTCTTTGCTGAGACACCCCCACCTGCAAAACCGAGCGAACTTGCCCGAGTGGCAATTCTCGAATTTCAAGACAACACGGGCCAGAAGAACTATGGCTGGGTGAAAACATCACTGCCCGATGCAATCAACAGCTCGATGAAAGACCAATTCGAGTTTCAGCGCGCCGAGGTGACCGGTGCTAGCAAAAACCTGGAGAAAGCGAAGCTGTCAGCCGGCGAGGTCGATGCGCAGAATGTGAACGCGTTTGCCGAGCAACAAGGTCTCGACATCGTCATCTTTGGCAATTTTCACTACGAAGCGAAAACCCGCATGGCGGTCTTCACGGCCGAGGTCTACCACCACAAGGGCAAGCGTGTGATTGGTACGGTCGTACAGCAGAGCAAGCTCAACAACGACGTCTTTGGTACGATCGACACGATCAGCAAAAAGATCGTCGAGCACATCTACCGCTTCAGCCTTGACCTGACCGAACAGCAGGTCGTCGCCAAAACAGAGCAGAGCGTCAGGCTGCTTGTGCTCGTGCCAACCTGGACGAATGACGCTCAGAAAAAGGCGGCCGTAAGCGAGCTTGAGGTGCAAAAGAAAGAGCTCCGCAAAAAATACCCCGCAGAATTTCTGACGATCTTTGAATTCTTCAACGTTAAAAAGACGCCAGCGGCCGACCAGCAGCAGATCGAAGGTTTTGCGAAGTCGCGCAACGACGGTGCCATCTCAGAGTGGCTGAAGGCGCAAAAGGTAAAGAACGCAATGATTGTGTTCGTGAGCGACAATAAGGTGAGCCTTAGGCCCGTCGTCGAAGGTAACAGCAAGCCACCCGTCACCTATGCGGTCAGCGCGAGCGCTGCCGAGAAAGCCGGCACAATCGACGCCGCCGTCACGGCCAGCGGCATGGGCGTCAATCTGCAGAAGACGACACTCAAAAAAGACCCCGGCATTCGCGACCGTTTCTCGCTTGCGGGCGGCATGTTTCTGCTCGCGCCGATCGGTACCGGCAGCGACAAGATGAGCGCAGCCCCGGGGCTCGAGATTCAAGCACTCTATCGTGTGGTGAACCTGTGGGCATTTCAACTCGGCGCGGCTGCTTCGCTGCATGGTTCTTGGCAGAAAAGCTATCTTAAAACCGGTGATGAGGATTTCACCCTGCAACACTACACCGCGCTGGCTGGGCCTGCGCTCATTGTACCCATGCCTTTTTACCGTTCGCTCGAAGTGCAGGTGCTGCTTCTCGGTGGCGCTGCCTACAGCCATCTAGAGAAATTCAAATACGTCGATACGCCCCTGACCTTCAGTGGTGTTAATGCAGCAGTGAGCGCGCAGACCGAGGTGCGCTGGCATATTCTGCTCGGTGTCTTTGTCGGTGTTGGCGCAAGCTACCACCGCATTTTCTATTCGGGTACCGACATGTCTTATCTCAACACAAGCCTTAGGGCGGGGTATAGGTTCTGA
- a CDS encoding GGDEF domain-containing protein yields the protein MNSPDFLSLKQALVIFFVLTLLLNLFGSFVTWLATKTRATRWWAISALLALSGLLFLVVHTQWPNPAFILLQNLSYAVSLALVSAGMRDFHGRKYSPKADVIVIGLSLVAVAGAIWIKDSFALRVAINSALFAYYAFLAASILWRGKGSIKAIYTFASVSWFLYGLINLVRAALAFAGIGIDDSQPFVGVTYLMVFLFGPVCITGGYIGLIMLVVQKLLDEKHDALRVAEKLANEYRELSDHDPLTNALNNRSFSQSLERERARCVRENRPLSVVMADLDHFKIVNDTYGHSVGDATLKQAVALWRSQLRAPDLLGRVGGEEFVIILPHADLQHAARVAERLRQKLEAQTDGLPAKITASFGVTQARQGEPTHDLLRRVDAAMYGAKAAGRNRVVAV from the coding sequence GTGAATTCGCCAGATTTTCTGAGCCTGAAACAAGCCTTAGTCATCTTCTTCGTGCTGACGTTGCTGCTGAACCTGTTCGGCAGCTTCGTCACCTGGCTGGCTACCAAGACAAGGGCGACCCGGTGGTGGGCGATTTCGGCGTTGCTGGCGCTTTCTGGGCTCTTGTTTCTCGTCGTTCATACGCAATGGCCTAACCCGGCTTTCATCTTATTGCAGAACCTTTCATATGCTGTCTCGCTCGCGCTGGTCTCAGCGGGTATGCGCGACTTTCACGGTCGCAAATATTCCCCGAAGGCCGATGTCATCGTCATCGGGCTTTCGCTCGTGGCCGTTGCCGGGGCGATCTGGATTAAAGACAGTTTCGCGCTGCGGGTCGCCATCAACTCGGCACTATTTGCATACTATGCATTTTTGGCTGCCAGCATTCTTTGGCGGGGTAAAGGGTCGATCAAGGCGATCTATACCTTTGCGAGCGTTTCGTGGTTCTTGTATGGCCTCATCAACTTAGTGCGGGCGGCGCTTGCTTTCGCCGGTATCGGCATCGACGATTCGCAGCCGTTCGTCGGCGTCACTTATCTCATGGTCTTTCTTTTCGGCCCTGTGTGCATTACCGGCGGTTACATCGGCCTCATTATGCTCGTTGTGCAAAAGCTACTCGACGAAAAGCATGACGCGCTGCGCGTGGCAGAAAAGCTCGCAAACGAATACCGGGAACTATCAGATCATGACCCACTGACGAATGCGCTCAATAACCGTAGTTTTTCGCAGAGTCTCGAACGCGAACGCGCGCGCTGCGTGCGCGAAAACCGGCCACTCAGCGTGGTAATGGCAGATCTCGACCACTTCAAAATTGTCAACGACACCTATGGCCATAGTGTCGGTGACGCGACGCTCAAGCAGGCTGTCGCGCTTTGGCGCTCGCAGCTCAGGGCTCCCGACCTTCTCGGTCGCGTCGGCGGCGAAGAATTCGTCATTATTCTGCCTCATGCAGATCTTCAGCATGCGGCGCGTGTTGCCGAGCGGTTAAGGCAAAAGCTTGAGGCACAAACAGACGGTTTACCCGCAAAAATCACCGCCAGCTTCGGTGTCACGCAGGCAAGACAAGGCGAGCCAACGCATGACCTGCTGCGTCGAGTCGATGCGGCGATGTATGGCGCCAAGGCGGCGGGCCGCAACCGTGTTGTCGCCGTTTGA
- a CDS encoding penicillin acylase family protein yields the protein MPTRKTSFTTDTNGIPHIDATDARDLFRQLGVVHATERSVQMILMRILGQGRGSELLDSSDMMLGIDTFFRRMNWTKGLAAEILKLSAAEQAQLAAYCDGINSVLTKKTPWEFKLVGYRFEPWLPEHSILIARMMGYLTLSQSQGEVEKLFVELVQAGASVKHLEELFPGLLQHADLELIKKVQLEHRLVPPEYLWQLGLPRMMASNNWVIAPGRTQSKSAILSNDPHLEGNRLPNVWHEFTWKCGNRSGAGAGVPGLPGMMVGRNESVGWGATYTFMDSVDSWIEKCRGGKYLDHDKKWKAFSIRREIIKRKKKLPGEAVFYENHRGTLEGDASGAAEKYILNTAWSGAATGAASLKGAMAIVFATSVKEAMAIAGKLEVSFSWVFADAAGNIGYQMSGLMPKRRNGWKGFVPVPAFKKNFDWQGFVPPEQLPRRFNPKEGYITTANNDLNSWGKQKPINMPMGDYRARRISQVLGSAKNHNVASVQKLHYDTYSLQAEEYLKILRPLLGEAQHEQILADWNCHYDLDSVGASVFEAWYRELYSIVFGQGDDNAADLMWREGGIFIDFYQNFDRILQAKKSVWFKGLSREHAYKEALDKIKAHTFRPWGETNRFVLKHLLFGGKFPRFIGFDYGPVPIRGGRATVHQGQIYRSAGRDTSFIPTFRFVTDFSERALHSNLLGGPSDRRFGRFYTNEVESWLNGEYKQLRF from the coding sequence ATGCCTACCAGAAAAACATCGTTTACGACCGACACCAACGGCATACCGCACATAGACGCCACCGATGCGCGCGACCTGTTTCGCCAGCTTGGCGTCGTTCATGCCACCGAGCGCAGTGTGCAGATGATCTTGATGCGCATTCTGGGGCAGGGCCGCGGCTCTGAGCTGTTAGACTCGAGCGACATGATGCTCGGTATAGACACGTTCTTTCGCCGCATGAACTGGACGAAGGGCCTTGCCGCAGAGATTCTGAAGCTCAGCGCAGCCGAACAGGCCCAGCTTGCCGCATATTGCGACGGTATCAACAGCGTGCTCACGAAAAAGACGCCGTGGGAGTTCAAGCTGGTCGGCTATCGTTTCGAGCCGTGGCTGCCCGAGCATTCGATTCTGATCGCGCGCATGATGGGGTACCTCACGCTATCGCAGTCGCAGGGCGAAGTTGAAAAACTTTTTGTCGAACTCGTGCAGGCGGGCGCGAGCGTGAAACATCTTGAAGAGCTGTTTCCCGGCCTTTTGCAGCATGCGGATTTAGAACTGATCAAGAAAGTTCAACTGGAACACAGGCTTGTGCCGCCCGAATATTTATGGCAGCTTGGCCTGCCGCGCATGATGGCGTCGAATAACTGGGTGATTGCGCCCGGCCGCACGCAGTCAAAATCTGCGATTCTCTCTAATGATCCTCATCTTGAAGGTAATCGCCTGCCCAACGTCTGGCATGAGTTCACCTGGAAATGCGGTAATCGCAGCGGTGCCGGCGCAGGCGTGCCGGGCCTTCCAGGTATGATGGTGGGCCGCAACGAATCGGTCGGTTGGGGCGCGACATACACGTTCATGGATTCCGTCGACTCGTGGATAGAGAAATGCCGTGGCGGCAAATACCTCGACCACGACAAAAAGTGGAAAGCGTTTTCGATTCGGCGCGAGATCATTAAACGAAAAAAGAAACTGCCCGGTGAGGCAGTCTTCTATGAAAACCACAGGGGAACTCTCGAAGGTGACGCGAGTGGCGCAGCAGAGAAATATATCCTCAATACCGCCTGGTCGGGCGCTGCAACCGGCGCCGCTTCGCTCAAGGGGGCGATGGCGATAGTTTTCGCGACCAGCGTTAAAGAGGCGATGGCGATTGCGGGCAAACTCGAGGTGTCGTTCAGCTGGGTGTTCGCCGACGCCGCCGGCAATATCGGCTACCAGATGTCGGGCCTGATGCCGAAGCGCCGAAACGGCTGGAAGGGTTTTGTGCCAGTGCCCGCGTTCAAGAAAAATTTCGACTGGCAGGGCTTTGTGCCACCTGAGCAGTTGCCGCGGCGCTTTAACCCGAAAGAAGGTTATATCACGACGGCGAACAACGACCTCAACAGCTGGGGCAAACAGAAACCGATCAACATGCCGATGGGTGACTATCGCGCAAGGCGGATCTCTCAAGTTCTCGGTTCGGCGAAAAACCACAATGTGGCTTCGGTGCAGAAACTACACTATGACACGTATTCGCTTCAGGCAGAAGAGTATCTCAAAATCTTGCGACCACTTTTGGGTGAAGCACAGCACGAACAGATTCTTGCTGACTGGAACTGCCATTACGATTTAGACAGCGTCGGCGCGAGCGTTTTTGAGGCATGGTACCGAGAACTCTACAGCATTGTCTTTGGCCAAGGTGACGACAACGCGGCCGACCTCATGTGGCGCGAAGGGGGCATCTTTATCGACTTCTACCAGAACTTTGATCGCATTTTACAGGCGAAGAAGTCGGTTTGGTTTAAGGGTCTTTCACGCGAACATGCATATAAAGAGGCGTTGGATAAAATTAAGGCACACACCTTCAGACCGTGGGGTGAGACCAACCGCTTCGTGCTAAAGCACTTGCTCTTCGGCGGCAAGTTTCCTCGCTTCATCGGCTTCGATTACGGGCCTGTACCGATTCGCGGTGGCCGCGCGACCGTACACCAGGGGCAAATCTACCGCTCGGCGGGGCGCGACACTTCGTTTATACCGACGTTTCGCTTTGTCACCGACTTCAGCGAGAGAGCGCTACACTCGAATTTGCTCGGCGGACCGTCAGACCGGCGGTTTGGTAGGTTCTACACAAATGAGGTAGAAAGCTGGCTGAATGGGGAGTATAAGCAGCTTCGGTTTTAA
- a CDS encoding glycoside hydrolase family 97 protein, which yields MSWCVRVYHMLVMFTALATAHCATARPDPVKVSDTLSVVRELVSDHSKIAVELVEANLHSDLDFYPDHRGLYYRLVHNQVPVLNWSPLGLETDSQSFVSDLKIRDVQKSTFTHEYDLAHGKVSHVKKMAERFLLAVENPLGQKLTLEFVLQRDAVAFRYLVPGNGTVTIRRELTGFRLPAKSAGVMQQYQEASKVSPAYEYFYEKVKAGETDDGKASIRKIFQLLVGFTGLVIFGSDGWAMPALFETPEKKALLITEAGVDANHAAMHLTAKPSHNLYTLEWPSEKEGNGVGDSLPQGSLPYKTPYRTLLCCDLKTIFESTAITDLAAPLDKKFGGKLPAWVKPGKATWDWLSYVATGDAARQKEYIDAASQFGWQYTLIDANWNKWNNNNAEPVIKELVAYARERNVGLWLWYNSGGPTNSVTEEPRDALSEREVRRREFARLQKLGIKGVKIDFWQSDKQSMLQQYLDTLADAAEHQLMVNFHGSTMPKGWQRRYPNLMTMKAVKGAEWYQFPVFRGPNAHDSVYYAFTRNVMGPMDFTPLVFEQAYKQQKITYAHSLALSVIFESGVQHFADNADDIKKGFRKLTGEYPFVGAFLREVPAAWQETLLLEGNTDSHVVVARVHEGVWYVAGVNGTTSDIHIRQPFTFGVYGKYRAEWIREDGSGDTLRYTETELHTGGTQFIETVIRPRGGFVLKLTRVPG from the coding sequence ATGAGTTGGTGCGTGCGGGTTTACCATATGCTGGTCATGTTTACGGCGCTTGCGACGGCGCATTGTGCCACCGCGCGGCCCGACCCGGTTAAAGTATCAGATACTTTGTCGGTTGTACGCGAACTGGTTTCAGACCACTCTAAGATAGCAGTCGAACTCGTCGAAGCAAACCTGCATTCCGACCTTGATTTCTACCCTGACCATCGCGGCCTGTATTACAGGCTTGTTCACAACCAGGTGCCAGTTCTGAACTGGTCGCCGTTAGGTCTTGAAACCGACAGCCAAAGTTTTGTCTCAGACCTGAAGATTCGTGACGTTCAGAAATCCACCTTCACGCACGAATACGATCTGGCGCACGGCAAGGTGTCGCATGTCAAAAAAATGGCGGAGCGTTTTCTGCTGGCTGTTGAAAATCCGCTGGGGCAAAAGCTCACGCTCGAGTTTGTGTTGCAGCGAGATGCGGTGGCGTTTCGCTACCTCGTGCCGGGTAACGGCACAGTCACGATTCGTCGGGAGCTGACGGGTTTTCGTCTACCGGCGAAGAGCGCAGGCGTCATGCAGCAGTACCAAGAGGCGAGCAAGGTTTCGCCAGCGTATGAATACTTTTACGAAAAGGTAAAGGCGGGCGAGACCGACGACGGCAAAGCGTCGATACGAAAAATATTTCAGCTACTCGTGGGCTTTACGGGGCTTGTGATTTTTGGCAGCGATGGCTGGGCGATGCCTGCGCTTTTTGAGACTCCTGAAAAAAAGGCGCTGCTCATTACCGAGGCAGGTGTCGACGCGAACCACGCGGCGATGCACCTCACGGCAAAACCGAGCCACAACCTCTACACGCTCGAATGGCCATCTGAGAAAGAAGGCAATGGTGTGGGGGATTCACTGCCGCAGGGCAGTCTGCCTTACAAGACGCCATACCGCACGCTGCTCTGCTGCGACCTCAAGACAATTTTCGAGAGCACGGCGATCACCGATCTCGCGGCACCACTCGACAAAAAATTCGGCGGCAAACTGCCTGCGTGGGTGAAACCCGGCAAAGCCACGTGGGATTGGCTGAGCTACGTTGCGACCGGTGATGCCGCACGGCAAAAAGAATACATTGATGCCGCGTCGCAGTTTGGCTGGCAGTACACGCTGATCGACGCCAACTGGAATAAGTGGAACAACAATAACGCAGAACCTGTGATCAAAGAGCTCGTGGCATATGCGCGCGAACGCAACGTTGGCCTTTGGCTCTGGTACAACTCAGGCGGGCCGACCAATAGCGTGACCGAAGAGCCGCGCGATGCCCTAAGCGAACGCGAAGTTCGCCGCCGCGAATTTGCGCGCCTGCAGAAACTCGGCATCAAAGGCGTGAAGATCGACTTCTGGCAGAGCGATAAGCAGTCGATGCTGCAGCAATACCTCGACACGCTCGCCGATGCAGCCGAACATCAACTCATGGTCAATTTTCATGGCAGCACGATGCCGAAAGGCTGGCAGAGGCGGTATCCGAATTTGATGACGATGAAGGCGGTGAAGGGCGCCGAGTGGTACCAGTTTCCGGTTTTTCGCGGGCCGAATGCGCACGACAGTGTGTACTACGCCTTCACGCGCAATGTCATGGGCCCGATGGACTTTACGCCACTCGTGTTTGAGCAGGCATACAAACAGCAAAAGATCACGTACGCGCATTCGCTCGCACTATCGGTCATTTTCGAATCGGGTGTGCAGCACTTCGCCGACAATGCTGACGATATAAAAAAAGGATTTCGTAAGCTAACGGGAGAATACCCGTTTGTCGGGGCATTCTTGCGCGAGGTTCCGGCCGCATGGCAAGAGACGCTCCTCTTAGAGGGCAATACCGATTCGCACGTCGTTGTCGCCCGGGTTCATGAGGGTGTGTGGTATGTTGCCGGCGTGAATGGGACCACGAGTGATATACACATTCGCCAGCCCTTTACCTTCGGCGTCTATGGCAAATACCGCGCCGAATGGATTCGCGAAGATGGTTCGGGCGATACGCTGCGCTATACCGAGACTGAACTGCATACCGGCGGTACGCAGTTCATTGAAACGGTCATCAGGCCCCGTGGTGGGTTTGTGCTGAAGCTGACGAGGGTGCCTGGGTGA
- a CDS encoding adenylate/guanylate cyclase domain-containing protein, whose translation MKLSNKSLIVILCVGSLFADNPPETQPPAPVHVTAGKMIDMNSGWQFEASDSASYAKPDFDDRKWKTLPLEREWRFYGVEYDGVAWYRKNFTVAPELAGQNIGLALPALTAAYQLFLNGQLIGTVGKIGGTGKAEHVREDVQYFELSAALLASPPKTNVLALRIASLGGIGGGFAGLDFFLGPKEIIYERHFVTFVLFSLMAGAFFVIGLYYLILYFARRDADAALWFGLLAICQGAFTLGMKAMVYKFFDNYVANMIFMHTTVILFPTLLLHFGHSFFSIKRDWFLRTIDIACGLGALLFGVHFLVPGMEGFYVIYQLPAHVVLILVAMIRFIWLNWSGYKNGVAASRVVAAGGLLFFLCVAAEGLSYLDFLPIIKMSDIGFLVLIFSMAMALAIQLSKVWHEKEEAQRQAFESQALLTRAYARFVPLEFLQQLNKQSITEVSLGDQVQKDMGVMFSDIRDFTTLAETMQPDDLFRFVNSYLFRLAPIFSQHQGYIDKYIGDAIMVLFHGNMDAAVKGCIAVLEDIVEYNRDRAKAGYKPISIGIGLNYGRLTLGTVGNPERMDGTVLSDEVNLASRIEGLTKLYKVDMIVTDKVVGQLSDPSAFDLRQIDRVRVKGKLAPTTIYECFATDNIAVREKKKAMQGRWATALQEYYARQFKSAQSLFGQIDATVGGDKIAKLYVRRCQELAVAELAADWDGTHSHKSK comes from the coding sequence ATGAAATTAAGCAATAAGTCTCTGATAGTCATTCTGTGCGTCGGGTCTCTGTTTGCCGACAACCCGCCAGAAACACAGCCACCCGCGCCGGTGCATGTCACTGCAGGCAAGATGATCGATATGAACAGCGGTTGGCAGTTCGAGGCAAGCGATTCAGCAAGTTACGCGAAACCCGACTTTGACGATCGAAAATGGAAAACGCTGCCGCTCGAACGCGAATGGCGCTTCTATGGTGTTGAATACGACGGCGTAGCGTGGTACCGCAAGAACTTCACCGTTGCACCAGAACTTGCAGGTCAAAATATCGGCCTCGCATTGCCGGCACTCACCGCAGCGTACCAACTCTTTTTGAATGGTCAACTTATCGGCACAGTCGGCAAAATCGGTGGCACGGGCAAAGCAGAGCATGTGCGCGAAGATGTTCAGTACTTTGAGCTATCCGCAGCATTACTGGCCTCGCCACCCAAAACAAACGTGCTCGCGCTACGAATCGCGAGTCTCGGCGGCATAGGCGGTGGTTTTGCCGGGCTGGATTTTTTTCTCGGCCCAAAAGAGATTATCTATGAGAGACATTTTGTGACGTTCGTGCTCTTTTCGCTCATGGCAGGGGCCTTTTTTGTTATCGGTCTCTATTACCTGATTCTCTATTTCGCCCGGCGCGATGCAGATGCAGCTCTATGGTTCGGCCTTTTGGCGATTTGTCAGGGTGCATTTACTCTGGGCATGAAGGCAATGGTCTATAAATTTTTCGACAACTATGTTGCGAACATGATCTTCATGCACACAACGGTGATTCTTTTCCCGACCCTACTCTTGCACTTCGGCCACAGTTTTTTTTCCATAAAGCGAGACTGGTTCTTGCGAACGATCGACATCGCCTGCGGCCTCGGCGCACTGCTGTTTGGTGTTCACTTTCTTGTCCCAGGCATGGAAGGCTTCTATGTCATCTACCAGCTGCCGGCGCACGTCGTGCTGATTCTTGTCGCGATGATTCGCTTTATCTGGCTCAATTGGTCTGGCTACAAGAATGGCGTCGCTGCCTCTCGCGTTGTCGCAGCGGGGGGATTACTCTTTTTTCTGTGCGTGGCCGCCGAAGGGCTGTCTTACCTCGATTTTTTACCCATTATCAAGATGTCAGATATTGGCTTTCTTGTGCTGATATTTTCGATGGCAATGGCGCTCGCGATACAACTATCGAAAGTATGGCATGAAAAAGAAGAAGCGCAGAGACAGGCATTCGAATCGCAGGCTTTGCTGACGCGGGCATATGCGCGCTTTGTACCGCTCGAATTCTTGCAGCAGCTCAACAAGCAATCAATCACCGAGGTGAGCCTCGGCGATCAGGTGCAGAAAGACATGGGTGTCATGTTCTCAGATATTCGCGACTTCACGACGCTTGCTGAAACGATGCAGCCCGACGACCTGTTTCGTTTCGTAAACTCATACCTGTTTAGACTCGCGCCCATTTTCTCGCAGCACCAGGGCTACATAGACAAATATATCGGCGATGCGATCATGGTGCTCTTTCATGGCAATATGGATGCAGCCGTCAAAGGCTGCATCGCGGTGCTCGAAGACATCGTCGAATACAACCGTGACAGAGCTAAAGCCGGTTACAAGCCGATCAGCATCGGCATCGGCCTCAATTACGGACGGCTAACCCTCGGCACCGTCGGTAACCCTGAGCGTATGGACGGCACCGTACTATCAGACGAAGTAAACCTCGCGAGCCGCATCGAGGGCCTCACAAAACTCTACAAAGTCGATATGATTGTAACCGACAAGGTGGTGGGGCAACTTAGCGACCCCTCAGCTTTTGACCTCAGGCAAATCGATCGCGTACGGGTTAAGGGTAAGCTCGCCCCGACGACGATCTATGAGTGTTTCGCAACGGATAACATTGCCGTGCGCGAAAAGAAAAAAGCGATGCAAGGCCGCTGGGCGACTGCGCTGCAAGAATATTATGCGCGCCAGTTTAAATCGGCGCAGAGTCTTTTCGGTCAAATCGACGCAACTGTCGGCGGCGACAAGATAGCAAAGCTCTACGTTCGCCGCTGCCAAGAACTCGCGGTTGCCGAACTGGCTGCCGACTGGGATGGCACTCATTCACACAAATCAAAATAA